The genomic DNA GAGTTGGTAAAAGTACTCTTACATTTAACCTTGCTCAAAATATTTCTAGCAATGCAAAAATTGCTGTTTTAGATTTTGATTTACAAGGAAGTTTATCTCAATTAAAAGATCTAGTTACAGATTTTGATATTATCTCTTTTAAAGGAGAAATAAAAAGTATCTCTAATTTAGAATATGATTTCATATTTATAGACACACCTCCTTACCTATCGAACCATTTACCAAAATTAGTTGAATTAGCTGATTTAATTATAGTACCAACCAAAGCAGGGATTTTAGATTTGTTAGCCATAAAAAGCACCTTACAACTAATTGAACAAGAAAACAAAACAGCTGAAACTCTAATCGTTTTTAATATGATAAAAGCAAATACTACTTTAACGTTAGATATATTAATTGGATTAGAAGAATACAATGTGAAAATTGCCAATACACACATTAGTGATTTGGTTGCCTTTACTAGATCTGTTTTAGTAAAAGGAGTTACTAAAGACAGGAATGCTCAAAAGCAAATAGATAATCTCACAAAAGAAATAATAACCAAATTGATATAATTATACATCTCTAAAATTATATAAAACTATAAATATAGAATTATGGAAAAACAGAATTTTAACGAGCTTATAAATAAAGCGAAATCGAATAATCAGAAGAAAACAATTCAAAAGATTGTTCCAGTTACAGTAAAAGAAACTGAAGAAGTTCAATTTTCATTTTATATTGAAAAAGAACTACTAAAAAAAATAAAAATGAGAGCACTTAATAATGAATCTAGTATTAAAACGATCATTATAAATGCATTAAAAAACCATTTAAAAACAAATTAATATTATGAATTTCTGTTTATCTTGCAGAAGATTTACAGATGTAAAAAAATTATAACATATAAAGCGTTTAGCTTTTGATTTAGGATCAGAAAATCGCCAATTTTTTAATCCACCTATTTCAAAGTTAAGACGCCCACGTTCTGCGTGGGCTCTTTCTTTTGGTGGATGGGTTTCTTGGCGATACCTCTGATTCCGAAGTTTGAGTTCCACGCTTTTTTTTCACAAAAAACATGGATAATCAACACAAAAAAATCACCAATATTCAACTCAATATTTCAGAAAACTGTTCTGAAGAAAACAAAAAAATTATTCAACTTTACTGGGAACTTAAAGACACTAAATTTTTAAACTCTCCAACATTCATTACAAACAGATTTGATATTAGTCAATCTGAATTAAATAATTTAAATAAGAAGTTTGTGGAAGTTTCATTACACATACTTTGTAAAAACTGTACTTCTTATGAAAAGCATAAGACCACAAGTCAATCAAGCTTTGCACACGTTTTAAACTTACAAAAAGGAAGATATACTGATGGTTTCACTTGTAATCATTGCAAGGAAGAAGAAAGAATTCAAGCCAATTTAGTGTATCAAAAAAAGAAGAACGAGTTAAATGAAAAATTGAATAATGCTATTGAAAATAAAAATTGGGAAAATTTATCAAACTTTGATAAAGCTGTTTTAAAACATGCTTTAGAAATAAATTTTAATGATCTCAAAAACTATTATGGAAGTAAACTTGGTCCTGAAAATTTTAAGCAATTAATTAAGGCTTTATACAACATAGAGAATCAAAATCTGTTAATACTTCATAAAGATTCTTGGAATAATTACATAACAAATTACGAATATGTAGCAAAATTAGTTGCCTGTAAAGACGAAATTATTATTTCAAAAAGCAAAGAAAATCAACCAGAAAACTCTGTTACTATAAATACAGAAACTAATGGGTTAAAGTTTAAGCTTACTATTAACGAATTTCAAAATCACCCAGATAGCCCTAAATTTGCTGGACTTGTTACATTTAAACAAAAAATAGTTATAGAACCAGATGTTGAATATGTTTTTGGACAATGGCAACGAGCAAATGACCAACTTTATCTGACATTAATCCCTAAAGAAAATATGGACAAACTGCCAACTCAAAAAAGAATTTCCAATACTCCTATTTCATTGCAAAAAGGAATCACAGACTTCTTAAACAACATGGGGAAAAATAATAACTTTAAATAAAATACTCAAAACTAATTAAAACGTGACGCCTGCCGCTAGGGCACATTTTAAAAAAAGTTTGATTTTGAAGCTCTGATTGAATAGTAAATCAAACTCTTTTTAAAACGTAAAAATCTATAAAACCGCTTTCTTTAGAATCTCTAACTCCATCCCTAAACCATTGTTGGGTTTTACTATTCATAATTAATAAAAATCCATTGATATTTTTATTAATAAACTTGAAACAAAAAAGTTAAGTATTAAAATTTATTTGAAATAGTATTTTTAAAAATTATGCCAAATCTTTAAAATTTCATAAATTTAGGCTAACAACAAATCATAATCGTTACAATCAAAATATTTTAAATTCGTATGACAGTAGAAGAGAACTATATCAATGCAAAAATTCAATTAGAATTTTTAATTAAGAAGCTTGATTCGGGTAAAAATGTCGATGCAGAATTGGTTTCTGTATCCAATATAATTGAGGAATATGAAGAAAATAATTTTCCTATCGATTAAAAATTTATTACTCAATTTGATTTAAGATTTAATTGATTTTGATAAATTACTAAATTCATTAGAGGTAAATTTCGATATGATTTTACTACCAATCAAGCAGACTTTTCACAATCTACTTTATTTTAAAATCTAAAAATATTTTTAAATAATTATAGTTTTATATAATTATGGAAATCCATAATTATATATCAATCCGTTTTCTTATTTTTATAGGCTATGAATAAGAAGAACCTTTCCGAAAGAGACATCTGCACTAAATTTATAAATCCTGCTATTGAAAAAGCTGGATGGAACATGAGAACCCAAGTAAGAGAAGAAGTTTCTTTTACAGATGGTAGAATTATTGTGCAGGGTAAATTATATACCAGAGGTAAAAGTAAGAGAGCAGATTATATACTTTACTATAAATCTAATATCCCTATTGCCATTATCGAAGCCAAAGACAATAAAAAAGCAGTTGGTCACGGAATGCAACAAGCATTGGAATATTCCGAGATACTTCAAATCCCTTTTATTTTTACTTCTAACGGAGATTCTTTCGTATTTCATGACAAAACAAGAAAAGAAGGTAATTTAGAACAGGAATTAACTTTAGACAGTTTTCCTTCACCAGAAGAGTTAT from Polaribacter sp. ALD11 includes the following:
- a CDS encoding ParA family protein translates to MPKIILVTHQKGGVGKSTLTFNLAQNISSNAKIAVLDFDLQGSLSQLKDLVTDFDIISFKGEIKSISNLEYDFIFIDTPPYLSNHLPKLVELADLIIVPTKAGILDLLAIKSTLQLIEQENKTAETLIVFNMIKANTTLTLDILIGLEEYNVKIANTHISDLVAFTRSVLVKGVTKDRNAQKQIDNLTKEIITKLI